In a genomic window of Desulfovibrio sp. JC022:
- the ispH gene encoding 4-hydroxy-3-methylbut-2-enyl diphosphate reductase has product MVEVIRAKTAGFCMGVDLALNKLDSLIEKDEDRKIYILGPIIHNPQVLEDYEKQGVFTAKTPEDVPDGAYVVIRAHGIPKAVEDDLRQRGVNVIDATCPKVKKAQLLIQRNTEDDRVLLLYGEDSHPEVKGLLSYGPAGPHLFDSLEELQDIDLDPKQKYCLAAQTTQDRVIYEDCINYLKSKGLDFVTLKTICDATRQRQDEAISLSEEVDHMIVVGGRISGNTRRLVQVVETAGTKCTHVEIADELPLEDLKDMKKIGLTAGASTPKRLVDGIQKILEDL; this is encoded by the coding sequence ATGGTAGAAGTTATCAGGGCTAAAACAGCCGGGTTCTGCATGGGCGTTGATCTTGCCCTTAACAAACTGGATTCCCTCATCGAGAAAGACGAAGACAGAAAAATATACATTTTAGGGCCGATTATCCACAATCCGCAGGTTCTTGAAGATTATGAAAAGCAAGGTGTATTCACCGCCAAGACCCCGGAAGATGTCCCTGATGGTGCCTACGTAGTAATCCGTGCCCATGGAATACCCAAAGCAGTGGAAGATGACTTGCGCCAACGCGGGGTAAACGTCATTGACGCCACCTGCCCAAAAGTCAAAAAGGCACAGCTGCTCATCCAGCGTAATACCGAAGATGACCGTGTGCTGCTTCTTTACGGCGAAGACAGCCACCCGGAAGTAAAAGGTCTGCTCAGCTACGGTCCCGCAGGACCGCACCTTTTCGACTCCCTTGAAGAACTTCAGGACATCGATCTTGACCCAAAACAGAAATACTGTCTTGCGGCTCAGACTACTCAAGACCGCGTCATATACGAAGACTGCATCAACTACCTTAAAAGCAAAGGACTTGATTTCGTAACCCTGAAAACAATCTGCGACGCCACCCGCCAGCGTCAGGATGAGGCCATTTCCCTTTCCGAAGAAGTGGACCACATGATTGTCGTAGGCGGTCGCATTTCCGGAAACACCCGCCGCCTGGTACAGGTGGTGGAAACCGCTGGCACCAAATGCACCCACGTTGAGATCGCCGATGAGCTACCCCTTGAGGACCTCAAGGATATGAAAAAAATCGGCCTCACCGCCGGAGCTTCCACCCCTAAACGTCTGGTGGACGGTATCCAGAAGATTCTTGAAGATCTGTAA